The Thermus hydrothermalis genome includes a region encoding these proteins:
- a CDS encoding glycosyltransferase family 2 protein, producing MDKPLVTIGIPFRNPGPFIDLAVRSIFAQTYENWELILVDDGSDDGTYERVVAIRDSRVKVVRDGENKGLPARLNQIVTLAQGKYVARMDADDIIHPERIESQVRYLADHPEVDGVTTAAYLIDEEGHLIASLPGVQPSVCEVLSRGGYLHASLMARRDWFVAHPYSLEYPRAEDRELFVRTYDASKLQVLDEPLYFYRWFGLPRSRILRIGYRSERKIMLKYGPRLVGWGATFWLMARSWAKETVVVLAERLGLERALEWRVSFTKVTPRDEARFADAMAKVMATAVPGWDSR from the coding sequence ATGGATAAGCCTCTAGTAACCATTGGGATTCCTTTCCGCAATCCGGGTCCTTTTATTGACCTCGCCGTGCGCTCCATTTTCGCACAGACTTATGAGAACTGGGAGCTGATCCTAGTGGATGATGGTTCTGACGATGGAACGTATGAGCGTGTGGTAGCAATACGGGACTCGAGAGTAAAAGTCGTGAGAGATGGTGAAAACAAGGGCCTTCCTGCCCGATTGAATCAGATTGTTACCCTGGCCCAGGGAAAGTATGTCGCGCGGATGGATGCCGATGACATTATCCATCCTGAGCGCATTGAAAGCCAGGTGCGTTACCTGGCGGATCACCCAGAGGTGGATGGAGTTACAACGGCGGCCTATTTAATAGATGAAGAGGGGCACCTAATTGCCTCGCTTCCGGGTGTTCAGCCCTCGGTTTGTGAGGTCCTTTCAAGGGGTGGTTATCTACATGCGTCCTTGATGGCGCGGCGAGATTGGTTTGTGGCCCATCCTTACTCCCTGGAGTACCCCAGAGCAGAAGATCGGGAATTGTTCGTGCGTACCTATGATGCATCAAAGCTGCAGGTGCTGGACGAGCCCCTGTACTTCTATCGTTGGTTTGGGTTGCCACGGAGCAGGATTCTGCGAATAGGCTACCGCAGTGAAAGAAAAATTATGCTCAAATACGGACCACGTCTTGTGGGGTGGGGAGCTACGTTTTGGCTGATGGCTAGGTCCTGGGCGAAGGAAACCGTGGTCGTGCTCGCTGAGCGTCTGGGCCTGGAACGGGCCTTGGAATGGCGGGTGTCTTTCACCAAGGTCACGCCTAGAGATGAGGCCCGTTTTGCTGATGCCATGGCGAAGGTTATGGCCACTGCTGTTCCGGGCTGGGACAGTAGGTAG
- a CDS encoding apolipoprotein A1/A4/E family protein, which yields MPGVDPERLAERLEKLEGIVEATLQVLPPLVSDLSRRIDTLREEVKGELRTAEARLEGRIQQVETKLEERIQQVETRLEGRIQQVKAELEERIQQVETKLEGRIQQVETRLEERIQQVEIKLEERIQQVETKLEERIQQLRTELEGRIQGLEEAIYSLRQEVKAEINGAFNKAMLVFTAIGIVLTLISLLR from the coding sequence ATGCCAGGAGTGGACCCTGAGCGCCTGGCCGAGCGCCTGGAGAAGCTGGAGGGCATCGTGGAAGCTACCCTCCAGGTACTCCCTCCCTTGGTGAGCGATCTCTCCCGCCGCATTGACACCTTGCGCGAGGAGGTCAAAGGGGAACTGAGGACCGCGGAAGCCCGTTTGGAAGGGCGTATCCAACAGGTAGAAACCAAGCTGGAGGAACGCATCCAGCAGGTAGAGACCAGACTAGAAGGGCGTATCCAGCAGGTCAAGGCTGAACTAGAAGAACGCATCCAGCAGGTAGAAACCAAACTGGAAGGGCGTATCCAACAGGTAGAGACCAGGCTGGAGGAGCGTATCCAACAGGTAGAAATTAAGCTGGAGGAACGCATCCAGCAGGTAGAGACCAAGCTGGAGGAACGCATCCAACAGCTTAGGACCGAGCTGGAGGGGCGCATCCAAGGGCTGGAAGAGGCGATCTACTCCCTGCGCCAAGAGGTCAAAGCGGAGATCAACGGGGCCTTCAACAAGGCCATGCTGGTCTTCACCGCCATTGGCATAGTCTTAACCTTGATCAGCCTCCTCCGGTAA
- a CDS encoding glycosyltransferase family 2 protein, translated as MDRVCAVIVTYNRKALLRECLQAVLAQTRPPDHVLVVDNASTDGTAEMLREEFPRVEVLRLPENQGGAGGFHEGMKWAYKAGYDWFWLMDDDTVPEKSTLEGLFQGALEYELDVVGPLPLSIEDPRELAYPLPVGFLLTFNRNLVDESSIRWGESQLFLGVLVSKRVVECVGLPDSRLFIRGDEVEYGLRVSRAGMRVATLPWVRVVHPSFRRELFILLGRRFVVGYSGNPRKDFYNFRNRIYIFRKYYSLWPVKVFLDLVRHIWFFLGVRRGDWKGLALWFRAAWFGFRGALVPYEKVFGEHR; from the coding sequence GTGGATAGGGTGTGTGCTGTGATCGTGACGTATAACCGGAAGGCCCTACTCAGGGAGTGCTTGCAGGCGGTACTCGCCCAGACCCGTCCTCCTGACCACGTCCTGGTGGTGGACAACGCTTCCACGGACGGGACGGCGGAGATGCTTCGGGAGGAGTTCCCCCGGGTGGAGGTCCTGAGGCTTCCCGAAAACCAGGGGGGGGCTGGGGGGTTTCACGAGGGGATGAAGTGGGCCTACAAGGCGGGGTACGACTGGTTTTGGCTGATGGATGACGATACAGTTCCAGAAAAGTCCACATTAGAGGGACTGTTTCAAGGAGCTTTGGAATATGAGCTGGATGTGGTAGGACCGCTTCCTCTTTCCATTGAAGATCCGAGGGAGCTCGCCTATCCTCTGCCAGTAGGGTTTTTGCTTACGTTTAACCGAAACTTGGTGGACGAAAGTAGTATACGTTGGGGTGAGAGTCAACTCTTTCTAGGCGTCTTGGTGAGCAAGAGGGTTGTGGAATGTGTGGGACTTCCTGATTCTCGCTTATTTATCCGGGGAGATGAAGTTGAGTATGGCTTGCGCGTTTCCCGAGCGGGAATGCGGGTGGCTACGTTGCCTTGGGTGAGGGTGGTTCATCCGAGTTTTCGCCGGGAGCTCTTTATTCTCTTGGGAAGACGCTTTGTGGTGGGGTATTCAGGAAACCCTCGTAAAGACTTCTACAACTTTCGCAACCGAATCTATATCTTTCGCAAATACTACTCGCTCTGGCCAGTGAAGGTATTTCTAGACTTGGTACGCCACATCTGGTTCTTTTTAGGGGTGCGCCGAGGTGACTGGAAGGGTTTGGCCCTGTGGTTCAGGGCTGCATGGTTTGGGTTTAGGGGAGCCCTAGTGCCATATGAGAAAGTTTTTGGTGAGCATAGATGA
- a CDS encoding LptF/LptG family permease: protein MTLYRYVLRESLPVLLLALAFLTAVYLFGFFYAGARWLEGVPLVKVLRWLSYHVPGVLVQVFPIATVVTTVLVFGRLSAEGAQFALLSGGIPLYRAALPLLAVGAVLSGIALYLQEAVVPHYNERVRVAWWDEIHTQGAGLHRLVGLQIPIGQGKSLYFSGFDWERKEMLGVRISAFQGEEGTFLFAERGRWEGKVITLEHYRYYRVDFKEVPGLEGAKDLLGQVRRVFKVVSQGSLLEVESDLSRARAIADYADTFSFGQDSLSEAWRKAKDPFLAPLERWRARLEFHSKLALPLANLVLVLLAAAMALRYGRSTGLALGMSVVLALAYYGAFFLGRSLAGIGALPPELGAWGANLLFLALGARALR, encoded by the coding sequence ATGACCCTTTACCGCTACGTCCTAAGGGAAAGCCTACCCGTCCTCCTCCTGGCCCTGGCCTTCCTCACCGCCGTCTACCTCTTCGGCTTCTTCTACGCCGGGGCGCGGTGGCTGGAGGGGGTGCCCCTTGTCAAGGTCCTCCGCTGGCTTTCCTACCACGTGCCCGGGGTCTTGGTGCAGGTCTTCCCCATCGCCACCGTGGTGACCACGGTGCTGGTCTTTGGGCGGCTTTCGGCGGAAGGGGCCCAGTTCGCCCTCCTCTCGGGGGGGATCCCCCTTTACCGGGCAGCCCTTCCCCTCCTGGCTGTGGGAGCGGTGCTCTCAGGGATAGCCCTTTACCTCCAGGAGGCCGTGGTGCCCCACTACAACGAGCGGGTGCGGGTGGCCTGGTGGGACGAGATCCACACCCAGGGGGCCGGGCTCCACCGGCTCGTGGGGCTCCAGATCCCCATCGGCCAGGGGAAAAGCCTCTACTTCTCCGGGTTTGACTGGGAGAGGAAGGAGATGCTGGGGGTAAGGATCTCCGCCTTCCAAGGGGAGGAGGGCACCTTCCTCTTCGCCGAGCGGGGCCGGTGGGAGGGGAAGGTCATCACCTTGGAGCACTACCGCTACTACCGGGTGGACTTCAAGGAGGTGCCGGGCCTCGAGGGGGCCAAGGACCTCCTCGGCCAGGTGCGCCGCGTCTTCAAGGTGGTGAGCCAAGGGTCCCTCTTGGAGGTGGAGTCCGACCTCTCCCGGGCCCGGGCCATCGCCGACTACGCCGACACCTTTAGCTTCGGCCAGGATAGCCTCTCCGAGGCCTGGCGGAAGGCCAAAGACCCCTTCCTGGCCCCCCTGGAGCGCTGGCGGGCCCGGTTGGAGTTCCACTCCAAGCTGGCCCTGCCCCTCGCCAACCTGGTCCTGGTCCTCCTGGCGGCGGCCATGGCCCTCCGCTACGGGCGGAGCACGGGGCTCGCCTTGGGGATGAGCGTGGTCCTGGCCCTGGCCTACTACGGGGCCTTCTTCTTGGGGCGCTCCTTAGCCGGCATCGGGGCTTTGCCCCCGGAGCTTGGGGCCTGGGGGGCCAACCTCCTCTTCCTCGCCCTGGGGGCGCGGGCCCTGCGCTAG
- a CDS encoding oligosaccharide flippase family protein, with product MVRSKTVKSLFYLYLVQVANYLFPLLTLPYLARVLGPDGFGVMTLGQTLALYLQLLVEYGFSLSGTREVARHREDREAVACIVSGVMGARVFLLLPATLLAFLALYLPPFKGREDIVGAAFFWAVAWGFSPAWVFQGLEHMREVAFLEVLTRGLAALGVFFLVRSPEHAYLPLMLNGVGAAVATAIGVVWLGRTLPLRPPSLRGALNFLVLGGRFFFPRLVVSFYAAANPIILSFFASPLQVGLYAGAERVAKAMLGLIEPFNRLFFPRLSHLVRYDPRIAGLLAVRVLVVMGCLAGVGALFLWVFSPWLVRFLLGTSYEESVPIVKVLVLLLPLIAMSNLLGIQMLSWGMDRSFNTVILSAGLLNIVLTTALSALGGPLGLAWAAVLVEAWVVGGMVWYLHRHRRLPWEVAQ from the coding sequence CTGGTTCGTTCAAAGACGGTTAAAAGTCTCTTTTACCTGTACCTGGTTCAGGTTGCGAATTACTTGTTTCCCCTCCTTACTCTTCCATACTTGGCGCGGGTGTTGGGCCCAGATGGCTTTGGTGTGATGACCTTAGGCCAGACTCTGGCGCTATACCTTCAACTCCTTGTGGAGTACGGCTTTTCTCTTTCCGGAACCCGGGAGGTGGCACGGCATCGGGAGGACCGGGAGGCAGTAGCTTGTATTGTTTCTGGGGTGATGGGGGCCAGGGTCTTCCTCCTGTTACCTGCGACCTTACTAGCTTTTCTGGCCCTTTATCTGCCGCCCTTTAAGGGAAGGGAGGACATAGTGGGAGCGGCGTTCTTTTGGGCGGTGGCCTGGGGGTTTAGCCCAGCATGGGTTTTTCAAGGTTTGGAGCACATGCGGGAGGTGGCCTTTTTAGAGGTGCTGACTCGAGGGCTAGCGGCCCTAGGTGTTTTCTTCCTGGTGCGCTCACCTGAACACGCTTATCTTCCCCTGATGCTGAATGGGGTAGGGGCCGCGGTCGCTACGGCGATAGGGGTCGTGTGGTTGGGTAGGACCCTGCCCTTGCGTCCACCTTCTCTAAGAGGGGCTCTTAACTTTCTGGTTTTGGGCGGACGTTTCTTTTTTCCACGGTTGGTAGTTAGTTTTTATGCAGCTGCGAATCCTATAATTCTTAGTTTCTTTGCTTCTCCCTTACAAGTAGGCCTTTACGCAGGGGCGGAGCGGGTTGCAAAGGCAATGCTGGGTCTGATAGAGCCTTTTAATCGGCTTTTCTTCCCTCGGCTTTCTCATTTAGTTAGATATGATCCGAGGATAGCCGGGCTTCTAGCTGTGCGGGTTCTAGTCGTTATGGGGTGTCTCGCTGGAGTGGGCGCATTGTTCTTGTGGGTTTTTTCTCCTTGGTTAGTGCGGTTTCTTCTAGGGACAAGCTATGAGGAATCGGTCCCAATCGTGAAAGTCCTTGTGCTACTCCTACCGCTTATTGCGATGTCTAACCTTTTAGGAATACAGATGCTGTCTTGGGGGATGGATCGCTCCTTCAATACTGTTATCCTTTCAGCGGGGTTGCTGAACATCGTTTTAACGACAGCGTTAAGCGCTTTGGGAGGGCCTTTGGGCTTAGCTTGGGCAGCGGTTTTGGTAGAAGCTTGGGTGGTGGGTGGGATGGTTTGGTACCTCCATAGGCATAGGCGGCTTCCCTGGGAGGTTGCCCAATGA
- a CDS encoding glycosyltransferase family 4 protein, whose translation MHLLELLRAFRDRAELHLAVGQDQEDFLVEAARELGVETHLLAHLVQPLRPVSDWRGLGEVRELIRRVRPHLVHAHSSKAGFLGRLAAKSLGIKSIFTAHGWAFTDGVSPARRALALTLERLAGRAGDLVLAVSERDRELALRYRVVPPERIRLVWNGVPDTPLRANPSHNPPRIVMVGRFAPQKDHALLLRALAELRDLPWRLDLVGQGPLLPEVQALAERLGLEQRVRFLGKRLDVDRILADAQVFVLASNWEGLPLSVLEAMRAGLPVVASDVGGVREAVLEGRTGFLVPRGDVTLLRERLALLLQDPSLRVALGREGRKRYEAHFTLERMLRQVWAAYEELLAAPSSPFQGVVG comes from the coding sequence ATGCATCTTCTGGAGCTCCTGAGGGCCTTCCGGGACAGGGCTGAGCTACACCTGGCCGTGGGGCAGGACCAAGAGGATTTCTTGGTGGAGGCTGCCCGGGAGCTGGGGGTGGAAACCCACCTGCTTGCTCACCTGGTCCAACCGTTAAGGCCCGTATCGGACTGGCGGGGACTTGGGGAAGTAAGGGAGTTAATCCGGAGGGTTCGCCCCCATCTAGTCCATGCCCACTCCTCCAAGGCGGGTTTCCTAGGCCGGCTTGCGGCGAAGAGTCTGGGAATAAAGAGTATCTTTACAGCCCATGGTTGGGCTTTTACTGACGGGGTGAGCCCCGCACGAAGGGCTTTAGCCCTCACCTTGGAGCGCCTGGCGGGCCGGGCTGGAGACCTCGTCCTCGCTGTGTCCGAAAGGGACCGGGAGCTTGCTCTACGTTACCGAGTGGTGCCTCCCGAAAGGATTCGCCTGGTATGGAACGGGGTTCCGGACACCCCTTTGCGGGCGAATCCAAGCCACAATCCCCCCAGGATCGTCATGGTGGGGCGCTTCGCGCCGCAAAAAGACCACGCCCTCTTGCTTAGGGCGCTTGCGGAGCTAAGGGATCTTCCATGGCGCTTAGACCTGGTGGGCCAAGGGCCTCTTTTGCCCGAAGTACAGGCCCTGGCGGAACGCTTAGGCCTGGAGCAGCGGGTCCGTTTTCTTGGGAAGCGGTTGGATGTGGACCGTATCCTGGCCGACGCGCAGGTTTTTGTCCTGGCTTCCAATTGGGAGGGCTTGCCCCTTTCCGTGTTGGAGGCCATGCGGGCAGGGCTTCCCGTGGTGGCGAGCGATGTGGGGGGGGTGCGGGAGGCTGTGCTGGAGGGCAGAACAGGTTTCCTGGTGCCCCGGGGAGATGTGACGCTTTTGCGGGAGCGCCTTGCCCTTTTGCTCCAGGACCCGAGTCTGAGGGTAGCTCTGGGGAGGGAAGGGCGAAAGAGGTATGAAGCCCACTTTACCCTGGAGAGGATGCTTCGCCAGGTTTGGGCCGCCTACGAGGAGCTTTTGGCCGCCCCTTCATCCCCTTTTCAGGGAGTTGTAGGGTAG
- a CDS encoding O-antigen ligase family protein, whose protein sequence is MRLLSLGLALAPLFPFLGWLAPFFLPGLRGLPRPILGLLGFYALSLLLPALFAPEPLAFPMALFRVLYVLGLVGAGVVLAKRFSSEALAPLGYGLALLYLTAFAATYLVFGDRAVGERLAHPFHSPVGLGLMGAVGVLLALYLRYPWPFRLLLGLLGGAVLLLSGSRGGMLGLLLGGAGGLLFRRRGFWALGLSGLLLGVATFLDTPATERFFQVQLSGREALWLRAYEVYAAHPWTGVGPYLLGDYLRGTLFGDCFLFSLLEARGLMCPAWLKPLGGFWQFAHNHFLQALGESGPLGALGLLLLVGGFLAAAWGDGLLFSLLLAYAAMGMVDNPFSVPSPFRGEIFFLAGGLALAQGRLVLSRTLGLAAGVALLWALPFWQLALTPSPSPPRLAYAALGREGGVVRLEGGEGYRVQVWLCAKACRRVGWEWDGAKPIAFSLPKDLPPGSYRLRVLVFAPSRLGQKPLYALEREVVR, encoded by the coding sequence GTGCGCCTCCTTTCCCTAGGCCTCGCCCTTGCGCCCCTCTTCCCCTTCTTGGGCTGGCTTGCTCCCTTCTTCTTACCCGGCCTTCGCGGGCTTCCCCGTCCCATCTTGGGCCTGCTGGGGTTCTACGCCCTTTCCCTTCTCCTCCCAGCCCTTTTTGCTCCCGAGCCCTTGGCCTTTCCCATGGCCCTTTTCCGGGTGCTCTACGTCCTCGGCTTGGTGGGGGCGGGGGTAGTCTTGGCCAAGCGCTTCTCCTCGGAAGCCTTAGCCCCCCTGGGGTATGGCCTAGCCCTCCTTTACCTGACCGCTTTCGCCGCCACCTACCTCGTCTTTGGGGACAGGGCGGTGGGGGAGCGCCTGGCCCACCCCTTCCATAGCCCCGTGGGGCTCGGCCTCATGGGGGCGGTGGGCGTCCTCTTGGCCCTTTACCTGCGCTACCCTTGGCCCTTTCGCCTTCTCCTGGGCCTTCTTGGGGGGGCGGTCCTCCTCCTTTCCGGGAGCCGGGGGGGGATGCTGGGGCTTCTTTTGGGCGGGGCGGGGGGGCTTCTCTTCCGCCGGCGGGGGTTTTGGGCGTTGGGGCTTTCGGGGCTTCTCCTGGGGGTTGCCACTTTCCTGGACACCCCGGCCACGGAGCGGTTTTTCCAGGTCCAGCTTTCCGGGCGGGAAGCGCTTTGGCTTCGGGCGTACGAGGTTTACGCCGCCCACCCCTGGACCGGGGTGGGGCCCTACCTCCTAGGGGACTACCTTCGGGGAACCCTGTTTGGGGACTGCTTTCTCTTTTCCCTTTTGGAGGCGCGCGGCCTAATGTGCCCCGCCTGGCTTAAGCCTCTAGGGGGGTTCTGGCAGTTCGCCCATAACCACTTTTTGCAAGCCCTGGGGGAAAGTGGGCCCTTAGGGGCCTTGGGACTCCTTCTCCTCGTGGGGGGATTTTTGGCGGCGGCCTGGGGGGATGGGCTTCTTTTTTCCCTCCTCTTGGCCTACGCCGCCATGGGCATGGTGGACAATCCCTTTAGCGTCCCAAGTCCCTTCCGCGGCGAGATTTTCTTCCTAGCGGGGGGGTTGGCCTTGGCCCAGGGACGCCTTGTCCTAAGCCGTACCTTGGGCCTTGCCGCAGGGGTGGCCCTCCTTTGGGCCCTTCCCTTTTGGCAACTTGCCCTCACGCCTTCCCCTTCGCCCCCCCGCCTGGCCTACGCCGCCTTGGGACGGGAGGGGGGAGTGGTGCGCCTCGAGGGGGGCGAGGGCTACCGGGTCCAGGTCTGGCTTTGTGCCAAGGCCTGCCGCCGTGTGGGCTGGGAGTGGGATGGGGCTAAGCCCATCGCCTTTAGCCTTCCCAAGGACCTACCTCCCGGGTCCTACCGGCTACGGGTCCTGGTCTTTGCCCCCTCGCGCCTTGGGCAAAAGCCCCTTTATGCCCTGGAAAGGGAGGTGGTGCGGTGA
- a CDS encoding sugar transferase, with amino-acid sequence MGTLVFLTVLAHLLAFLSTDRMARYPGKEAWGLAAFNLLLFTLLLVAVLALGRLYYSRGYLLMATLFAFPLLVFYLTRMPPVRLALVPGEVADWLKAHFRGELPVVRLDEVEGVVADLHHLDPKALPFLAEASLRGIPILHAASVYEGYTGRVPLGPDFNEGLMALAETDRGLYPWFKRVWEVGLVLVLSPFLLVLGLLVALLVYLDLGRPVLFAQERVGLGGRPFRAYKFRTMRGAPREGVYAGEEEARITRLGRFLRRYRLDELPQFWNILKGDMSLVGPRPEQRILAEAYAKEIPLYPLRHSVRPGLTGWAQVQQGYAEGVEGTLVKLSYDLYYIKHLSFWLDLRILVKTLWVIGTGFGAR; translated from the coding sequence GTGGGCACGCTCGTGTTCCTTACTGTCCTCGCCCATCTCTTGGCTTTTCTCTCCACCGACCGGATGGCCCGCTATCCGGGGAAGGAGGCCTGGGGGCTTGCGGCCTTTAACCTCTTGCTTTTTACCCTCCTTTTGGTGGCGGTTTTGGCTTTGGGGAGGCTTTACTACTCTAGGGGTTATCTCCTGATGGCTACCCTCTTTGCCTTCCCCCTTTTGGTGTTCTACCTGACCCGTATGCCCCCTGTGCGGCTTGCCCTCGTTCCCGGTGAGGTGGCGGATTGGCTTAAGGCGCACTTCAGGGGGGAACTTCCCGTGGTCCGTCTTGATGAGGTGGAGGGGGTGGTGGCGGACCTCCATCACCTGGACCCAAAGGCTTTGCCCTTTCTGGCGGAGGCTTCCCTGAGGGGGATACCCATCCTCCATGCGGCGAGCGTGTACGAAGGGTATACGGGTAGGGTACCCCTAGGCCCCGATTTCAACGAGGGCCTCATGGCCTTGGCGGAGACGGACCGGGGGCTATATCCGTGGTTCAAGCGGGTGTGGGAGGTGGGGCTGGTCCTTGTCCTTTCGCCCTTTCTCCTTGTCTTGGGGCTTCTCGTAGCGCTTTTGGTCTACCTGGACTTAGGCCGGCCTGTGCTTTTTGCTCAGGAGCGTGTGGGCCTGGGTGGGCGCCCTTTTAGGGCCTACAAGTTCCGCACCATGCGGGGCGCTCCGCGGGAAGGGGTGTATGCGGGTGAAGAAGAGGCCAGGATAACCCGCCTTGGCCGCTTCTTGCGGCGCTACCGGTTGGACGAGTTGCCGCAGTTCTGGAATATTTTGAAGGGGGATATGAGCCTTGTAGGCCCGAGACCGGAGCAACGGATCTTGGCGGAGGCTTACGCGAAAGAAATTCCCCTTTATCCCTTGCGCCACAGCGTCCGTCCAGGGCTTACGGGCTGGGCCCAGGTGCAGCAGGGATATGCGGAAGGGGTGGAGGGAACCCTGGTTAAGCTCAGCTACGACCTATACTACATCAAGCATCTCTCCTTTTGGCTTGACCTTCGGATTCTGGTAAAGACCCTTTGGGTTATCGGTACGGGTTTTGGGGCACGTTGA
- the glf gene encoding UDP-galactopyranose mutase, translating into MKVDYAIVGAGFTGATLAERIASELGKRVLVVERRDHIGGNAYDEMDERGVLVHRYGPHIFHTESRKVFEYLSRFTEWRPYFHRVRAVVEGKEIPLPFSLASLRALFSNRVADRLEEKLIGRFGYGARVPILRLKQEDDPDLRFLADYVYKNVFEGYTLKQWGMRPEELSPSVTARVPVLVTYDTRYFQDTYQAMPKEGYTALFRRMLRHPNIKVLLGADWREVEGEVRYRYLIYTGPIDEFFGYAHGPLPYRSLRFQLEGKPVPWAQEVGTVNYPNEYAYTRVTEFKHLTGQDYLPHTALCYEYPEAYEPGRNEPYYPVPKEENEERYRLYLEEAKRLKGVYFAGRLGDYRYYNMDQAVARALKLFEEVARG; encoded by the coding sequence ATGAAAGTAGACTACGCTATCGTGGGTGCTGGTTTTACTGGGGCCACCTTGGCGGAGCGGATCGCCTCGGAGCTGGGGAAGCGGGTCCTGGTGGTGGAGAGGCGGGACCACATCGGGGGGAACGCCTACGATGAGATGGACGAGCGGGGGGTTCTGGTCCACCGCTACGGTCCCCATATCTTCCACACGGAGAGCCGGAAGGTGTTTGAATACCTCTCCCGCTTCACCGAGTGGCGCCCCTACTTCCACCGGGTGCGGGCGGTGGTGGAGGGGAAGGAGATTCCCCTGCCCTTCAGCCTGGCCTCCTTGCGAGCCCTCTTCTCCAATCGGGTAGCGGACCGCCTGGAGGAGAAGCTCATAGGGCGCTTTGGCTACGGGGCCCGGGTGCCCATCCTTCGGCTCAAACAGGAGGACGACCCTGACCTTCGCTTCCTGGCGGACTACGTGTACAAAAACGTCTTTGAGGGGTACACCCTGAAGCAGTGGGGAATGCGCCCCGAGGAGCTTTCCCCTTCCGTGACGGCGCGGGTGCCCGTTCTCGTCACCTACGATACCCGCTATTTCCAGGACACCTACCAAGCCATGCCTAAGGAGGGGTACACGGCCCTTTTCCGGCGGATGCTCCGGCACCCCAACATCAAGGTGCTCCTGGGGGCGGACTGGCGGGAGGTGGAGGGAGAGGTGCGGTACCGGTACCTCATCTACACGGGGCCTATAGACGAGTTCTTCGGGTACGCGCATGGGCCCTTGCCCTACCGCTCCCTGCGCTTCCAGCTGGAGGGAAAGCCAGTGCCTTGGGCCCAGGAGGTGGGGACGGTAAACTACCCCAACGAGTACGCCTACACCCGGGTCACGGAGTTCAAGCACCTCACGGGGCAGGACTACCTACCCCACACCGCCTTGTGCTACGAGTACCCGGAGGCCTACGAGCCGGGGCGGAACGAGCCCTACTACCCGGTGCCCAAGGAGGAGAACGAGGAGCGGTACCGGCTCTATTTGGAGGAGGCCAAGAGGCTCAAGGGGGTGTACTTCGCCGGGCGGCTTGGGGATTACCGGTACTACAACATGGACCAGGCGGTGGCACGGGCGCTGAAGCTTTTTGAGGAGGTGGCGCGTGGATAG
- a CDS encoding O-antigen ligase family protein encodes MFFILGLSLSVVRWEPAFFDVALPLVALLGYRCFAWRFRHALAFLLVGLFIFSHLPSLLIALWGVHDPVVPWGRAVFYALVTFYLALVSLLFMGIKQNFSIHFFGGYLGGALLSSLFGVFAFLGMPGLESLLWGGSRLVGLFKDPNVFGAFLVPALLFLLAQSFRRKPLWLLTFLLCMAALLLSLSRGAWVNFLVALVVWTFLRPKARWPLILLMFSLFIATFLYATLLLGDTFSSRLGFQPYDRDRFSKQAEALVASWEDPIGKGPGSAEYLLEYATHNSYVRLAFETGWVSLCFWLAFVGLSMAYALRCGLKQGSLLHEIVFASLAGILAESFVIDTLHWRHMWIMLGLAWSGYACALSDHPSRARGGPDASSGAPEGLPGQG; translated from the coding sequence GTGTTTTTCATTCTAGGGCTTTCCTTATCCGTCGTTCGCTGGGAACCTGCATTTTTTGATGTGGCGCTGCCCTTGGTAGCGCTGTTGGGGTATAGATGTTTTGCTTGGAGGTTTAGACATGCTCTAGCCTTTCTTTTAGTTGGCCTTTTTATATTCAGCCATTTGCCTTCATTGTTGATTGCTCTATGGGGTGTCCATGACCCGGTGGTTCCATGGGGACGAGCAGTGTTTTATGCGCTTGTTACCTTTTACTTAGCTTTGGTTTCACTTTTATTTATGGGAATAAAACAAAACTTTTCCATTCATTTTTTTGGGGGGTATCTTGGAGGCGCCTTGTTGTCCTCCCTTTTTGGCGTTTTCGCCTTCTTAGGTATGCCGGGTCTCGAGTCATTACTTTGGGGTGGGTCAAGGTTGGTGGGTTTGTTTAAGGACCCTAACGTTTTTGGGGCTTTTTTAGTGCCAGCATTGCTTTTTTTGCTTGCCCAAAGCTTCAGGCGCAAGCCTCTTTGGTTGCTTACTTTTTTGCTTTGCATGGCCGCTTTGCTGTTATCTCTCTCAAGGGGGGCTTGGGTTAACTTCCTCGTTGCGCTGGTGGTATGGACATTTTTGCGTCCAAAGGCCAGATGGCCTTTGATTCTGCTGATGTTTTCGTTGTTTATAGCAACTTTTCTTTATGCAACACTCTTGCTAGGCGATACTTTTTCCTCACGCTTGGGTTTCCAGCCTTATGACCGCGATAGGTTCAGCAAGCAGGCGGAGGCCCTAGTTGCGTCCTGGGAGGACCCTATAGGGAAGGGGCCGGGATCGGCCGAGTACCTTTTGGAGTATGCCACCCACAACTCCTATGTGCGCTTGGCCTTTGAAACCGGTTGGGTCAGCCTTTGCTTCTGGCTTGCCTTTGTAGGCCTTAGCATGGCTTATGCGCTGAGGTGTGGACTCAAGCAGGGCAGTTTATTGCACGAGATCGTATTCGCGAGCCTCGCCGGTATTCTCGCAGAAAGCTTCGTCATCGATACGCTCCATTGGCGGCATATGTGGATTATGCTTGGCTTAGCATGGTCGGGGTATGCGTGTGCTTTATCTGATCACCCGAGCCGAGCCAGGGGGGGCCCAGATGCATCTTCTGGAGCTCCTGAGGGCCTTCCGGGACAGGGCTGA